A portion of the Pleuronectes platessa chromosome 15, fPlePla1.1, whole genome shotgun sequence genome contains these proteins:
- the cct8 gene encoding T-complex protein 1 subunit theta isoform X1 — MALHVPKAPGFAQMLKDGAKHYSGLEEAVYRNIKACKELSQTTRTAYGPNGMNKMVINHLEKLFVTNDAATILRELEVQHPAAKMIVMASHMQEQEVGDGTNFVLVFAGALLDLAEELLRMGLSVSEVIEGYEMACKKALEILPECVCSSASDLHDVKEATSLIRTAVMSKQYGNEDFLGGLIADACVSIFTETGNFNVDCVRVCKILGCGVTASTMLHGMVFKKEAEGDVTSVKDAKIAVYSCPFDSMVTETKGTVLINSAKELMDFSKGEEDMMEAQVKAIKASGANLVVTGGKVADMALHYANKYKLMVVRLNSKWDLRRLCKTVGAVALPRLIPPTPEEMGHCENVYLNEVGDTQVVVFKHEKEECAISTVVIRGSTDNLLDDIERAVDDGVNTFKVLVRDKRLLPGAGATEIELAKQLTSYGESCPGLEQYSIKKFGEAFETLPRALAENSGVKGSELISKMYAAHHEGNKNMGFDIEGEGPAIKDMLEAGIVEPYLVKYWGIKLATNAAITVLRVDQIIMAKAAGGPKAPKQSGHWDKDDWDEAPENFDTHH, encoded by the exons ATGGCTCTCCACGTCCCAAAAGCACCGGGCTTTGCCCAAATGTTgaaggatggcgccaag CACTACTCAGGGCTTGAAGAGGCTGTCTACCGTAACATCAAAGCCTGTAAGGAGCTGTCTCAGACCACACGCACCGCCTATGGGCCGAATG GTATGAACAAAATGGTCATCAACCACTTGGAGAAGCTGTTTGTCACCAATGACGCAGCAACGATTCTCAGAGAGCTCGAG GTGCAACATCCAGCAGCCAAAATGATAGTGATGGCATCCCACATGCAAGAGCAGGAGGTCGGGGACGGCACAAACTTTGTCCTGGTGTTTGCCGGAGCTCTGCTGGACCTGGCTGAAGAGCTGCTCAGGATGGGCCTGTCCGTGTCCGAG GTGATTGAAGGCTATGAGATGGCGTGCAAGAAGGCGCTGGAGATCCTACCAGAGTGCGTATGTTCCTCAGCCTCAGACCTCCATGATGTGAAGGAGGCCACATCACTGATCCGTACTGCAGTCATGAGCAAACAGTACGGCAATGAAGACTTCCTCGGCGGCCTCATCGCTGATGCCTGCG TGTCCATCTTCACAGAGACCGGCAATTTCAATGTTGATTGCGTCAGAGTCTGCAAGATTCTG GGTTGTGGAGTGACGGCGTCCACCATGCTACATGGCATGGTTTTCAagaaggaggcagagggagatgtCACATCTGTCAAAGATGCAAAGATTGCTGTCTACTCCTGCCCCTTTGACTCCATGGTGACAGAGACCAAG GGCACCGTTCTGATCAACAGTGCTAAGGAGCTCATGGACTTCAGTAAGGGAGAGGAGGATATGATGGAGGCTCAGGTGAAGGCCATCAAGGCCTCAGGTGCCAACCTAGTGGTCACTGGAGGGAAGGTGGCTGACATGGCGCTGCATTATGCCAACAAGTACAAGCTCATGGTTGTGAG GCTTAATTCCAAATGGGACCTCAGGAGGTTATGCAAGACTGTGGGAGCTGTAGCACTGCCCAGGCTG ATCCCCCCAACCCCAGAGGAGATGGGTCACTGTGAAAATGTGTACCTGAACGAGGTGGGCGACACGCAGGTGGTGGTCTTCAAACATG agaaagaagaatGCGCCATCTCAACAGTGGTGATCAGAGGCTCCACTGACAACCTGCTGGACGACATCGAGAGGGCCGTAGATGATGGAGTGAACACCTTCAAGGTTCTGGTCAGG GACAAGCGACTGCTGCCTGGAGCAGGAGCCACTGAGATCGAACTGGCCAAGCAGCTCACCTCATATGGAGAG tCCTGCCCCGGTCTGGAGCAGTACTCCATTAAGAAGTTTGGTGAAGCCTTCGAGACGCTGCCCCGTGCACTGGCTGAGAACTCTGGTGTGAAGGGGAGCGAGCTCATCTCCAAGATGTACGCTGCACACCACGAGGGAAACAAAAACATGGGCTTTGACATTGAG GGAGAAGGCCCCGCAATAAAGGACATGCTGGAAGCCGGCATCGTGGAGCCTTACCTGGTCAAATACTGGGGCATCAAACTGGCCACCAACGCTGCCATAACAGTACTGAGAGTTGACCAG ATCATCATGGCAAAGGCTGCAGGGGGACCCAAGGCTCCCAAGCAGAGTGGCCATTGGGACAAGGACGATTGGGACGAGGCCCCAGAGAATTTTGATACTCACCATTAA
- the cct8 gene encoding T-complex protein 1 subunit theta isoform X2: MALHVPKAPGFAQMLKDGAKHYSGLEEAVYRNIKACKELSQTTRTAYGPNGMNKMVINHLEKLFVTNDAATILRELEVQHPAAKMIVMASHMQEQEVGDGTNFVLVFAGALLDLAEELLRMGLSVSEVIEGYEMACKKALEILPECVCSSASDLHDVKEATSLIRTAVMSKQYGNEDFLGGLIADACVSIFTETGNFNVDCVRVCKILGCGVTASTMLHGMVFKKEAEGDVTSVKDAKIAVYSCPFDSMVTETKGTVLINSAKELMDFSKGEEDMMEAQVKAIKASGANLVVTGGKVADMALHYANKYKLMVVRLNSKWDLRRLCKTVGAVALPRLIPPTPEEMGHCENVYLNEVGDTQVVVFKHEKEECAISTVVIRGSTDNLLDDIERAVDDGVNTFKVLVRDKRLLPGAGATEIELAKQLTSYGESCPGLEQYSIKKFGEAFETLPRALAENSGVKGSELISKMYAAHHEGNKNMGFDIEGEGPAIKDMLEAGIVEPYLVKYWGIKLATNAAITVLRVDQIIMAKPAGGPKPPPQGKNFDDDED, from the exons ATGGCTCTCCACGTCCCAAAAGCACCGGGCTTTGCCCAAATGTTgaaggatggcgccaag CACTACTCAGGGCTTGAAGAGGCTGTCTACCGTAACATCAAAGCCTGTAAGGAGCTGTCTCAGACCACACGCACCGCCTATGGGCCGAATG GTATGAACAAAATGGTCATCAACCACTTGGAGAAGCTGTTTGTCACCAATGACGCAGCAACGATTCTCAGAGAGCTCGAG GTGCAACATCCAGCAGCCAAAATGATAGTGATGGCATCCCACATGCAAGAGCAGGAGGTCGGGGACGGCACAAACTTTGTCCTGGTGTTTGCCGGAGCTCTGCTGGACCTGGCTGAAGAGCTGCTCAGGATGGGCCTGTCCGTGTCCGAG GTGATTGAAGGCTATGAGATGGCGTGCAAGAAGGCGCTGGAGATCCTACCAGAGTGCGTATGTTCCTCAGCCTCAGACCTCCATGATGTGAAGGAGGCCACATCACTGATCCGTACTGCAGTCATGAGCAAACAGTACGGCAATGAAGACTTCCTCGGCGGCCTCATCGCTGATGCCTGCG TGTCCATCTTCACAGAGACCGGCAATTTCAATGTTGATTGCGTCAGAGTCTGCAAGATTCTG GGTTGTGGAGTGACGGCGTCCACCATGCTACATGGCATGGTTTTCAagaaggaggcagagggagatgtCACATCTGTCAAAGATGCAAAGATTGCTGTCTACTCCTGCCCCTTTGACTCCATGGTGACAGAGACCAAG GGCACCGTTCTGATCAACAGTGCTAAGGAGCTCATGGACTTCAGTAAGGGAGAGGAGGATATGATGGAGGCTCAGGTGAAGGCCATCAAGGCCTCAGGTGCCAACCTAGTGGTCACTGGAGGGAAGGTGGCTGACATGGCGCTGCATTATGCCAACAAGTACAAGCTCATGGTTGTGAG GCTTAATTCCAAATGGGACCTCAGGAGGTTATGCAAGACTGTGGGAGCTGTAGCACTGCCCAGGCTG ATCCCCCCAACCCCAGAGGAGATGGGTCACTGTGAAAATGTGTACCTGAACGAGGTGGGCGACACGCAGGTGGTGGTCTTCAAACATG agaaagaagaatGCGCCATCTCAACAGTGGTGATCAGAGGCTCCACTGACAACCTGCTGGACGACATCGAGAGGGCCGTAGATGATGGAGTGAACACCTTCAAGGTTCTGGTCAGG GACAAGCGACTGCTGCCTGGAGCAGGAGCCACTGAGATCGAACTGGCCAAGCAGCTCACCTCATATGGAGAG tCCTGCCCCGGTCTGGAGCAGTACTCCATTAAGAAGTTTGGTGAAGCCTTCGAGACGCTGCCCCGTGCACTGGCTGAGAACTCTGGTGTGAAGGGGAGCGAGCTCATCTCCAAGATGTACGCTGCACACCACGAGGGAAACAAAAACATGGGCTTTGACATTGAG GGAGAAGGCCCCGCAATAAAGGACATGCTGGAAGCCGGCATCGTGGAGCCTTACCTGGTCAAATACTGGGGCATCAAACTGGCCACCAACGCTGCCATAACAGTACTGAGAGTTGACCAG ATCATCATGGCCAAACCAGCAGGGGGACCAAAACCTCCTCCCCAGGGCAAGAACTTCGACGATGATGAAGACTAA